In Gossypium arboreum isolate Shixiya-1 chromosome 5, ASM2569848v2, whole genome shotgun sequence, a single genomic region encodes these proteins:
- the LOC108453819 gene encoding 26S proteasome regulatory subunit S10B homolog B, translating into MSDGEDAVRRRNAVAEYRKKLLQHKEYESRVRAGRENLRAAKKEFNKTEDDLKSLQSVGQIIGEVLRPLDNERLIVKASSGPRYVVGCRSKVDKEKLTSGTRVVLDMTTLTIMRALPREVDPVVYNMLHEDPGNVSYSAVGGLSDQIRELRESIELPLMNPELFLRVGIKPPKGVLLYGPPGTGKTLLARAIASNIDANFLKVVSSAIIDKYIGESARLIREMFGYARDHQPCIIFMDEIDAIGGRRFSEGTSADREIQRTLMELLNQLDGFDQLGKVKMIMATNRPDVLDPALLRPGRLDRKIEIPLPNEQSRMEILKIHAAGIAKHGEIDYEAVVKLAEGFNGADLRNVCTEAGMSAIRAERDYVIHEDFMKAVRKLNEAKKLESSAHYSADFGKE; encoded by the exons ATGAGCGACGGAGAAGACGCCGTGCGGCGCCGGAATGCGGTTGCGGAGTACCGGAAGAAACTCCTTCAACACAAAGAATACGAATCCAGGGTTCGAGCAG GTAGGGAGAATCTGAGAGCTGCTAAGAAGGAGTTCAACAAAACAGAAGATGATTTGAAGTCTCTTCAGAGTGTTGGGCAGATCATTGGGGAAGTTCTCAGGCCTCTTGATAATGAACGCT TAATTGTTAAAGCAAGCAGTGGCCCTCGTTATGTTGTTGGTTGCCGCAGTAAAGTTGATAAGGAGAAACTGACTTCAGGAACTAGAGTGGTTCTTGACATGACAACACTTACTATCATGCGGGCCCTACCTCGTGAA GTTGATCCAGTCGTTTACAACATGTTGCACGAGGATCCTGGTAATGTTAGCTACTCTGCTGTTGGTGGTTTATCTGATCAAATTCGAGAGCTGAGGGAATCTATTGAGCTCCCTCTCATGAATCCTGAGCTTTTCCTTAGAGTAGGGATTAAACCTCCCAAG GGTGTCCTCCTTTATGGGCCTCCTGGTACTGGCAAGACATTGTTAGCCAGAGCAATAGCAAGTAATATTGATGCCAACTTCTTAAAG GTTGTTTCAAGTGCAATAATTGACAAATACATAGGAGAAAGTGCAAGACTGATAAGAGAAATGTTTGGATATGCACGTGATCACCAA CCTTGCATTATCTTTATGGATGAGATTGATGCTATTGGTGGACGCCGTTTCAGTGAGGGAACAAGTGCTGACCGTGAAATACAGAGAACACTAATGGAGTTACTTAATCAGCTTGATGGATTTGATCAGCTTGGGAAG GTTAAAATGATCATGGCTACAAACCGCCCTGATGTTCTTGACCCTGCACTGCTTCGTCCTGGACGGCTGGACAGAAAGATAGAGATCCCATTGCCAAATGAGCAGTCAAGAATGGAAATCCTCAAGATTCATGCTGCTGGCATAGCCAAGCATGGTGAAATTGACTACGAGGCTGTTGTTAAACTTGCTGAG GGCTTTAATGGTGCTGATCTACGAAATGTTTGCACGGAAGCTGGAATGTCAGCAATTCGCGCAGAACGTGATTATGTCATCCACGAAGATTTCATGAAG GCAGTGAGAAAATTGAATGAAGCCAAGAAATTGGAATCCAGTGCACACTACAGTGCCGATTTTGGGAAAGAATAG
- the LOC108449935 gene encoding uncharacterized protein LOC108449935 isoform X2 gives MEICQLSGHFFSGIPLQFNYRLRKSARTPRFLTYANGVSCYQTEKTGQDSQNRMFILGMGFVGQFFAEELRNEGWIVSGTCTSMKKRNELQERGLDVLLFDANQPEMGTMNTLKSYTHLLVSVPPIMGIGDPMLQHGELLRSTMIDGNLQWLCYLSSTSVYGDCGGACVDEDFLASPTNEMAKLRLVAEQGWLNLAHDVGIKAHVFRLGGIYGPGRSAVDTIIKQVPLSESQKRRVAKQFTSRVHVADICQALKASIRIELSRRIYNIVDDDPASRKEVFAYALDLVEKKWPSLVKEITSHERAEPFVQKTTLKATAIGHL, from the exons ATGGAAATTTGTCAATTATCAGGACATTTTTTCTCAGGCATTCCCCTTCAATTTAACTATCGTTTACGAAAATCAGCTAGAACCCCAAGGTTTTTAACTTATGCGAATGGGGTTAGCTGTTACCAAACGGAGAAGACGGGCCAAGATTCTCAGAATCGGATGTTTATTCTTGGCATGGGTTTTGTCGGACAATTCTTTGCTGAGGAGCTCCGGAATGAAGGCTG GATTGTCTCTGGGACTTGCACAAGCATGAAGAAGAGAAATGAACTTCAGGAAAGAGGACTCGATGTTCTACTTTTTGATGCAAATCAGCCAGA GATGGGTACCATGAATACATTGAAATCCTATACACATCTTCTTGTCTCAGTTCCTCCTATTATGGGTATTGGTGATCCG ATGCTTCAACATGGAGAACTTCTAAGAAGTACAATGATAGATGGCAATCTTCAGTGGCTCTGTTATTTGTCCTCTACAA GTGTATATGGGGATTGTGGTGGTGCATGCGTGGACGAGGA TTTCCTTGCAAGCCCTACAAATGAGATGGCTAAATTGAGGTTAGTTGCTGAGCAAGGATGGTTGAATCTAGCGCATGATGTTGGGATCAAGGCACACGTATTCCGACTTGGAGGTATCTATGGCCCTGGTAGAAG TGCCGTTGACACAATAATTAAGCAGGTACCTTTATCAGAATCCCAGAAACGGAGAGTTGCTAAACAATTCACGTCCAGAGTTCACGTAGCAGACATTTGTCAAGCACTCAAGGCCAGCATTCGCATCGAACTCTCCAG GAGAATTTACAATATTGTAGATGATGATCCGGCATCTCGGAAAGAGGTATTTGCTTATGCATTGGACTTGGTTGAGAAAAAGTGGCCTTCTCTGGTCAAGGAAATCACTTCTCATGAGAGAGCTGAACCATTTGTTCAGAAAACAACTTTAAAAG CGACTGCAATCGGGCATCTGTAG
- the LOC108449935 gene encoding uncharacterized protein LOC108449935 isoform X1 produces the protein MEICQLSGHFFSGIPLQFNYRLRKSARTPRFLTYANGVSCYQTEKTGQDSQNRMFILGMGFVGQFFAEELRNEGWIVSGTCTSMKKRNELQERGLDVLLFDANQPEMGTMNTLKSYTHLLVSVPPIMGIGDPMLQHGELLRSTMIDGNLQWLCYLSSTSVYGDCGGACVDEDFLASPTNEMAKLRLVAEQGWLNLAHDVGIKAHVFRLGGIYGPGRSAVDTIIKQVPLSESQKRRVAKQFTSRVHVADICQALKASIRIELSRRIYNIVDDDPASRKEVFAYALDLVEKKWPSLVKEITSHERAEPFVQKTTLKGEKRVSNAHMKNELAVQLLYPSYKSGLQSIIDQIENPF, from the exons ATGGAAATTTGTCAATTATCAGGACATTTTTTCTCAGGCATTCCCCTTCAATTTAACTATCGTTTACGAAAATCAGCTAGAACCCCAAGGTTTTTAACTTATGCGAATGGGGTTAGCTGTTACCAAACGGAGAAGACGGGCCAAGATTCTCAGAATCGGATGTTTATTCTTGGCATGGGTTTTGTCGGACAATTCTTTGCTGAGGAGCTCCGGAATGAAGGCTG GATTGTCTCTGGGACTTGCACAAGCATGAAGAAGAGAAATGAACTTCAGGAAAGAGGACTCGATGTTCTACTTTTTGATGCAAATCAGCCAGA GATGGGTACCATGAATACATTGAAATCCTATACACATCTTCTTGTCTCAGTTCCTCCTATTATGGGTATTGGTGATCCG ATGCTTCAACATGGAGAACTTCTAAGAAGTACAATGATAGATGGCAATCTTCAGTGGCTCTGTTATTTGTCCTCTACAA GTGTATATGGGGATTGTGGTGGTGCATGCGTGGACGAGGA TTTCCTTGCAAGCCCTACAAATGAGATGGCTAAATTGAGGTTAGTTGCTGAGCAAGGATGGTTGAATCTAGCGCATGATGTTGGGATCAAGGCACACGTATTCCGACTTGGAGGTATCTATGGCCCTGGTAGAAG TGCCGTTGACACAATAATTAAGCAGGTACCTTTATCAGAATCCCAGAAACGGAGAGTTGCTAAACAATTCACGTCCAGAGTTCACGTAGCAGACATTTGTCAAGCACTCAAGGCCAGCATTCGCATCGAACTCTCCAG GAGAATTTACAATATTGTAGATGATGATCCGGCATCTCGGAAAGAGGTATTTGCTTATGCATTGGACTTGGTTGAGAAAAAGTGGCCTTCTCTGGTCAAGGAAATCACTTCTCATGAGAGAGCTGAACCATTTGTTCAGAAAACAACTTTAAAAGGTGAGAAACGAGTTTCTAATGCGCATATGAAGAATGAATTAGCTGTGCAGCTTCTTTATCCGAGCTATAAATCTGGATTACAGAGCATAATCGACCAGATTGAGAACCCATTTTAG